A region of Dioscorea cayenensis subsp. rotundata cultivar TDr96_F1 chromosome 5, TDr96_F1_v2_PseudoChromosome.rev07_lg8_w22 25.fasta, whole genome shotgun sequence DNA encodes the following proteins:
- the LOC120260081 gene encoding probable F-box protein At4g22030, translating into MKQLHTIAEAASDRAEMHSIIGAQRNNWHHLLFHSINSINFSASFMACMANSTAPHHPAFLTFLAFKFSSVFLYATVTAFIILVNKIQPSQLAEEQRNATRLFKQLEKSIYSTLELETPSIMDVEMAMERVLALDKAYPLPLLPGMLEKFPKMVKPTIWWPEMKKRKEEVQVRKEVDEEMKGVLKVLKMKDEKQYLDCGELFLRINKVLSVLGPIIAGMGAVGAVFIGWPELRGVPEFMAMVGGVIGVVVNSMQHGWQVGMLFELMRNCAGYYRRLVEEIEFSLEEKKREDDEEMFKLKIALCLGRSVSEFKDFASYASSSCEDDEKIEVFAGKLF; encoded by the coding sequence ATGAAGCAACTACACACCATTGCAGAGGCTGCATCAGATAGAGCAGAAATGCACAGCATCATTGGAGCTCAACGCAACAACTGGCACCACCTCCTCTTCCACTCCATCAACTCCATTAACTTCTCAGCTTCCTTCATGGCTTGCATGGCAAACTCCACTGCTCCTCATCATCCGGCCTTCCTCACCTTTTTAGCTTTCAAGTTCTCGTCTGTTTTCCTCTATGCAACAGTCACTGCATTCATAATTCTTGTTAATAAGATACAACCTTCACAACTTGCAGAAGAGCAAAGGAATGCCACTAGACTGTTTAAGCAGTTAGAGAAGTCTATATATAGTACTCTAGAGCTTGAAACTCCTAGTATTATGGACGTAGAGATGGCAATGGAGAGAGTTCTGGCTCTTGACAAAGCTTATCCTCTTCCTTTGCTTCCTGGGATGCTCGAGAAGTTCCCGAAGATGGTGAAGCCTACGATATGGTGGCcggagatgaagaagaggaaggaagAAGTTCAAGTGAGAAAAGAAGTTGATGAAGAGATGAAGGGAGTACTGAAGGTATTAAAAATGAAGGATGAGAAGCAGTATTTAGATTGTGGTGAGTTGTTTTTAAGGATTAATAAGGTTTTGTCGGTGTTGGGACCGATTATCGCAGGGATGGGGGCGGTTGGGgctgtttttattggatggcCGGAGCTCCGGGGAGTGCCGGAGTTCATGGCAATGGTTGGAGGTGTGATAGGTGTGGTGGTGAATAGCATGCAGCATGGTTGGCAAGTTGGGATGTTGTTTGAGTTAATGAGGAATTGTGCTGGTTATTATAGAAGGTTAGTAGAAGAGATTGAGTTTAgtttggaggagaagaagagggaggatgatgaggagatGTTTAAGTTGAAGATAGCTTTGTGTCTTGGAAGGAGTGTTTCAGAGTTCAAAGACTTTGCAAGctatgcttcttcttcttgtgaagatgatgaaaagaTTGAAGTGTTTGCAGGGAAgttgttttga